One region of Marivirga arenosa genomic DNA includes:
- the recQ gene encoding DNA helicase RecQ, with product MIEEQEATLKQKLKEVFGYNQFRGNQELIMQNIIKGHNTFVIMPTGAGKSLCYQLPAIAQEGTALVVSPLIALMKNQVDTLVALGVNAAFLNSTLTKTETKRVKKEVMSGDLKLLYVAPESLTKEENVEFLKQANISFAAIDEAHCISEWGHDFRPEYRKIKSILQQISNIPIIALTATATPKVQLDIQKNLNMEEANVFKSSFNRENLYYEVRPKNQAKKQLIRFLNERKGKCGVIYCLSRKKVEEIAEFLNVNGFNAAPYHAGLESGARMKNQDDFLNEDVDIIVATIAFGMGIDKPDVRFVIHYDTPKSVEGYYQETGRAGRDGLVGDCLMFYSYNDILKLEKFNKDKPVTEKENAKLLLEEMSSYAESSVCRRKQLLHYFGEEFGDYCGKCDNCLHPKEKFEAKEEMITVLKTVKLTKERFGINHLVNVIRGSNDQYVTSYGHNELEVHGVGSDKDLEFWKSVIRQTMLYGYLEKDIENIGVLKLNDAGKKFLEAPTDIQFTVNHVYTDDGDEDQIEKETVSANSFDETLFSQLKALRKKVAKSKNLPPYVIFQDPSLEEMATTYPTTQDELAAVNGVGLGKVRKFGKPFMELIKEYVDENDIITAADVMVKSSVNKSKMKIFIIQQVDKKIDLEEIAEMKDISFEELIDEIELICYSGTTLNLDYYLNQIIDDEKQEEIMDYFLSSESDSIDDAMDEFEDEFSEEDLRLMRIKFLSTYAN from the coding sequence ATGATAGAAGAGCAAGAAGCTACTTTAAAACAAAAATTAAAAGAGGTATTTGGATATAATCAATTCAGAGGAAATCAGGAATTGATTATGCAAAATATAATAAAAGGCCATAATACTTTTGTTATTATGCCTACAGGAGCAGGTAAATCCCTTTGTTATCAATTACCTGCCATTGCCCAAGAAGGAACAGCATTAGTGGTTTCACCCCTGATTGCCCTAATGAAAAACCAAGTTGACACTTTGGTAGCCTTAGGTGTGAATGCGGCATTTTTAAATTCAACCCTAACAAAAACAGAAACTAAAAGGGTGAAAAAAGAAGTAATGAGTGGAGACTTAAAACTTCTTTATGTAGCACCCGAATCTTTAACGAAAGAAGAAAACGTTGAATTTCTTAAGCAAGCAAACATATCATTTGCTGCTATTGATGAGGCTCACTGTATTTCAGAATGGGGTCATGATTTCCGTCCAGAATACAGAAAGATTAAATCGATCCTTCAGCAGATTTCTAATATTCCAATAATTGCATTAACTGCAACCGCTACTCCAAAAGTGCAACTTGATATACAGAAGAATCTTAATATGGAGGAGGCTAATGTATTCAAATCTTCCTTCAACAGAGAAAATCTCTATTATGAAGTTCGCCCTAAAAATCAGGCGAAAAAGCAGCTTATAAGATTTTTGAATGAACGGAAAGGAAAATGTGGTGTAATCTATTGCCTTAGTAGAAAAAAGGTTGAAGAAATTGCAGAATTCCTGAATGTTAATGGCTTTAATGCAGCTCCATATCATGCTGGATTAGAAAGTGGTGCTAGAATGAAAAACCAGGACGACTTTCTAAATGAAGATGTTGACATCATTGTTGCTACAATTGCATTTGGAATGGGTATAGATAAACCTGACGTTCGTTTTGTAATTCATTATGACACTCCAAAATCAGTAGAAGGCTATTATCAAGAAACGGGTAGAGCTGGTAGAGATGGCTTAGTAGGTGATTGCTTAATGTTTTACAGCTATAACGATATCTTAAAGCTTGAAAAGTTTAATAAAGACAAGCCAGTAACAGAAAAAGAAAATGCAAAACTCTTATTAGAGGAAATGTCTTCTTATGCTGAATCATCAGTTTGTAGAAGAAAACAGTTACTTCATTATTTCGGTGAAGAATTTGGTGATTACTGTGGTAAATGTGATAATTGCTTACATCCTAAAGAGAAATTTGAAGCTAAGGAAGAAATGATAACAGTTTTAAAAACTGTAAAACTCACGAAAGAACGTTTCGGAATTAATCATTTAGTAAATGTAATAAGAGGCTCAAATGATCAATATGTTACCAGCTACGGACACAATGAGCTTGAAGTTCATGGAGTAGGCTCTGATAAAGATCTAGAGTTTTGGAAATCTGTAATCAGACAAACCATGCTTTATGGATACCTTGAAAAAGACATTGAAAATATTGGAGTCCTTAAATTAAATGATGCAGGAAAGAAATTTTTAGAAGCCCCTACTGATATTCAATTCACAGTTAATCATGTTTATACGGATGATGGAGACGAAGACCAAATAGAAAAAGAAACCGTTTCAGCCAATTCATTTGATGAAACATTATTTTCTCAATTAAAAGCTTTACGGAAGAAGGTTGCAAAGTCTAAAAATCTTCCTCCATATGTAATTTTCCAAGATCCATCTTTGGAAGAAATGGCTACAACCTACCCTACCACTCAGGATGAACTTGCAGCAGTGAATGGTGTAGGTTTAGGAAAAGTCAGAAAATTCGGAAAACCTTTTATGGAGCTTATAAAAGAGTATGTGGATGAAAATGACATTATAACAGCAGCAGATGTAATGGTGAAATCATCTGTTAACAAGTCAAAAATGAAAATCTTCATCATTCAGCAGGTTGATAAAAAAATCGACCTTGAAGAAATTGCTGAAATGAAAGACATATCCTTTGAGGAGTTGATAGATGAAATTGAACTAATCTGCTATTCAGGTACAACCTTAAATCTGGATTATTACTTAAATCAAATCATTGATGATGAAAAGCAAGAAGAAATTATGGATTATTTCTTGTCTTCAGAATCAGACAGCATAGATGATGCAATGGATGAGTTTGAAGATGAATTCAGTGAAGAAGATTTAAGGCTGATGAGAATTAAGTTTTTATCAACTTACGCAAACTAA
- the purD gene encoding phosphoribosylamine--glycine ligase, producing MNILVLGSGGREYVFTEKIKESENCGNLFVAPGNAGTAQIAKNIDINPTDFDNIADFCLKENISMVVVGPEAPLVAGITDYFSEKEELRNIQVIGPGKEGANLEGSKEFAKSFMQRHNIPTAAYASFEQATLSEGLNYLKSLNPPYVLKADGLAGGKGVVICENLKTAEKTLTEMLQDKKFGEASSKVVIEEFLNGIELSVFVLTDGKNYKVLPAAKDYKRIGEGDTGLNTGGMGAISPVKFADADFMQKVESKIINPTIKGLKKDKINYQGFIFIGLMNVAGEPYVIEYNVRMGDPETQVVLARLESDLLKSFESLRSKSLHKEEFKISDNTAATVVLVAGGYPESYQKGKVIKGLNEVENAKVFHAGTSSKDGEVVTAGGRVLAITGMGEDLKSALKKAYDGANKVCWDDIYYRKDIGQDLLALE from the coding sequence ATGAATATATTAGTACTAGGCTCTGGAGGCAGAGAATATGTTTTTACTGAAAAAATTAAGGAAAGCGAGAACTGCGGGAATTTGTTTGTAGCACCAGGTAATGCGGGAACTGCTCAAATTGCTAAAAATATTGATATTAACCCCACCGACTTTGATAATATTGCTGATTTCTGCTTGAAAGAAAATATATCTATGGTAGTTGTAGGACCTGAGGCTCCATTAGTAGCAGGAATTACGGATTACTTTTCTGAAAAAGAAGAATTAAGGAATATCCAAGTAATAGGACCAGGAAAAGAAGGTGCTAATTTGGAGGGGAGTAAAGAATTTGCAAAAAGCTTTATGCAAAGACATAATATCCCAACAGCAGCTTATGCAAGTTTCGAACAAGCTACCTTATCAGAAGGACTCAATTACTTAAAATCTTTAAATCCACCATACGTACTGAAAGCAGATGGACTTGCAGGTGGAAAAGGAGTGGTAATCTGTGAGAATTTAAAAACTGCTGAAAAAACTTTAACAGAAATGCTTCAGGACAAAAAATTCGGTGAAGCTAGCAGTAAAGTAGTTATTGAGGAATTCCTGAATGGTATAGAATTATCCGTATTCGTTTTAACTGATGGCAAAAATTATAAAGTTTTACCAGCTGCTAAAGATTACAAAAGAATAGGAGAAGGTGATACTGGCCTAAATACTGGAGGAATGGGAGCTATTTCGCCAGTGAAATTTGCTGATGCTGATTTCATGCAAAAAGTAGAATCTAAAATCATAAACCCTACAATAAAAGGCTTAAAGAAAGATAAAATTAATTATCAAGGTTTTATTTTTATTGGCTTAATGAATGTGGCAGGCGAACCTTATGTTATTGAATATAATGTAAGAATGGGAGATCCTGAAACCCAGGTAGTATTAGCCAGATTAGAAAGTGATCTTTTGAAGTCATTTGAAAGTTTAAGATCTAAATCACTACATAAGGAAGAATTTAAAATAAGTGATAATACAGCAGCAACTGTTGTATTAGTAGCAGGAGGATATCCTGAAAGTTATCAAAAAGGCAAAGTCATAAAGGGACTTAATGAAGTTGAAAATGCTAAAGTTTTCCATGCAGGCACCTCTTCTAAAGATGGAGAAGTAGTAACAGCGGGTGGAAGAGTATTAGCCATTACAGGCATGGGTGAAGATTTAAAATCAGCCCTAAAGAAGGCCTATGATGGTGCTAATAAAGTTTGCTGGGATGACATTTATTACAGAAAAGATATTGGCCAAGATTTATTGGCTCTAGAATAG
- a CDS encoding PSP1 domain-containing protein — protein sequence MGCSSCGTKNKEGATSGCQNNGGCSTGGCNKMNSFDWLSNMDFPNYDNFDVVEVKFKGGRKEFFRNIHNLDLVTGDPVVVDVPNGHHIGYISMQGELVRLQMQKKKVKNDDEIKAVYRVATDKDLEKWYEVQNREMPTMYKAREVIQELKLKMKLSDVEYQADNSKATFFYSAEERVDFRELIKKLASEFKIRVEMRQISLRQEAGRLGGIGSCGRELCCSTWLTDFKSVSTSAARYQNLSLNPSKLSGQCGRLKCCLNYELDTYMDALSNIPEVEKPIQTKKGTLTLQKTDIFRKIMWFSYSEDNIWHPVKVERVSEIIALNKQGEKPDTLMEDVLEIEDSVQINSDLIKLDRKFTKPKKKKKKSGKFRPNKVKAVEKTINQTNKDKSQAKPKKHKNKKKFNKNRNPQNKNKKD from the coding sequence ATGGGATGCTCATCATGTGGTACTAAAAATAAAGAAGGAGCCACTAGTGGTTGCCAGAACAATGGAGGTTGTAGCACGGGAGGATGTAATAAAATGAATTCTTTCGATTGGTTGTCCAATATGGATTTCCCTAATTATGATAACTTCGATGTAGTTGAAGTTAAATTTAAGGGTGGTAGAAAAGAATTCTTTAGGAATATACATAATCTTGACTTAGTAACAGGCGATCCAGTGGTGGTGGATGTCCCAAATGGACACCACATTGGTTATATTTCTATGCAAGGCGAGTTAGTACGCTTACAAATGCAGAAGAAAAAAGTTAAGAATGATGATGAAATAAAAGCCGTTTACCGTGTTGCTACTGATAAAGACCTTGAAAAATGGTATGAAGTCCAGAACAGGGAAATGCCTACTATGTACAAGGCAAGAGAAGTTATTCAAGAGCTTAAATTAAAAATGAAGCTCTCTGATGTTGAATATCAAGCTGATAATTCGAAAGCAACCTTCTTTTACTCAGCTGAAGAAAGAGTTGATTTCCGTGAATTAATCAAAAAACTTGCTAGCGAATTCAAAATCAGAGTTGAGATGAGACAAATCTCCTTACGTCAGGAAGCTGGCAGATTAGGGGGTATTGGAAGTTGTGGAAGAGAATTATGTTGTAGCACTTGGCTTACAGACTTTAAAAGTGTTTCTACTAGCGCAGCCAGATATCAAAACCTGTCTTTAAACCCAAGTAAGTTATCTGGTCAATGCGGAAGGCTTAAATGTTGTCTTAATTATGAGCTAGATACCTATATGGATGCATTAAGTAACATCCCTGAGGTGGAAAAGCCAATTCAAACTAAAAAAGGCACTTTGACTCTTCAGAAGACTGACATATTCAGGAAAATTATGTGGTTTAGTTATTCTGAAGACAATATTTGGCATCCTGTAAAAGTAGAAAGGGTAAGCGAAATTATTGCACTGAATAAACAAGGTGAAAAACCAGACACTTTGATGGAAGACGTGCTTGAAATTGAAGACTCAGTGCAGATTAATAGCGATTTAATAAAACTAGACCGGAAGTTTACAAAGCCCAAAAAGAAAAAGAAGAAAAGCGGAAAATTCAGACCAAATAAGGTGAAAGCTGTAGAAAAGACTATAAACCAAACCAATAAAGACAAGTCTCAAGCGAAACCTAAAAAACATAAAAACAAGAAAAAGTTTAATAAAAACAGAAACCCACAAAATAAAAATAAGAAAGATTGA
- a CDS encoding gliding motility lipoprotein GldH, producing MRFIYIISAIILFTSACTEDRYFEENIDFTDRSWNMQDSVLFQFEIDSIELPYRVKLNLRNTMDYPYRNIYVQYYLKDSSEILNENLQNIKLFEAKTGKPFGDRQSEIYSHQLLIQDSVYFPKKGKYTIQLEQYMREKELEGIVSAGIKIEQLK from the coding sequence ATGAGGTTTATTTATATTATTTCAGCCATAATATTATTCACTTCGGCTTGTACTGAAGATAGATATTTTGAGGAAAATATTGATTTCACCGACAGAAGTTGGAATATGCAGGATTCCGTTCTATTTCAATTTGAAATTGACAGTATAGAACTCCCCTACAGAGTTAAACTCAATTTAAGAAACACAATGGATTATCCCTACAGGAATATATATGTCCAATATTATCTAAAAGATTCAAGTGAAATTCTAAATGAAAATCTTCAAAATATAAAGCTATTTGAAGCCAAAACAGGAAAACCTTTTGGTGATAGACAAAGTGAAATATATTCCCATCAATTATTAATTCAGGATTCCGTTTATTTCCCCAAAAAAGGAAAATATACTATTCAACTAGAGCAATATATGCGTGAAAAAGAATTAGAAGGAATAGTTTCTGCGGGAATTAAGATTGAGCAATTAAAATAA
- a CDS encoding carboxypeptidase-like regulatory domain-containing protein yields the protein MRLSLLFILLFSFSTAITAQDHNGIVLSESGEAISGAHIVNISANIMAISTDVGEFKLAVNKGDTLVVSNINYNTKQLIVGDQKYLKIVLSEANIQLDEVRVSNMPETESDFRRKIVDMGVVEDDAFVPYGMKPNKPMSKIPKNYDPSYTNSLGYAINKPISFIVKKLSKSHKEKLKYYQTVANQGNAIQNSKKYNSGLVQDLTGLKGDELTDFIQYLDLDEAFVQRSSDYEIASRILEEFEKYKTLKG from the coding sequence ATGCGATTAAGTTTACTTTTCATATTGTTATTTAGTTTTTCTACGGCAATTACTGCTCAAGATCATAATGGTATCGTTTTATCCGAATCTGGTGAAGCTATCTCAGGAGCCCACATTGTGAATATTAGTGCAAATATAATGGCAATCTCAACTGATGTAGGAGAATTCAAATTAGCTGTTAATAAAGGAGATACTTTAGTAGTTTCAAATATCAATTATAATACAAAGCAATTAATTGTAGGGGATCAGAAATATTTGAAAATTGTATTAAGCGAAGCAAATATTCAATTAGATGAGGTAAGGGTCAGTAATATGCCTGAAACAGAATCAGATTTTCGTAGGAAAATTGTAGATATGGGAGTTGTTGAGGATGATGCTTTTGTACCATATGGAATGAAACCTAATAAACCTATGTCAAAAATTCCTAAAAATTATGACCCTAGCTATACTAATTCACTTGGCTATGCTATTAATAAACCCATTTCCTTTATAGTAAAGAAATTAAGTAAGTCTCATAAAGAAAAGCTAAAGTATTACCAGACAGTTGCCAATCAGGGTAATGCTATTCAAAATAGTAAAAAGTATAATTCTGGATTAGTTCAAGATTTAACCGGTTTAAAAGGAGATGAGTTAACAGATTTTATTCAATATCTTGATTTGGATGAAGCCTTTGTTCAACGATCTAGTGATTATGAAATTGCTTCCAGAATTTTGGAAGAATTTGAAAAGTATAAAACTCTGAAAGGATAA
- a CDS encoding peptidase associated/transthyretin-like domain-containing protein has protein sequence MRIFFTINLILIFSQVVLSQSQISGLVYDADNYSSIFGAHLRNINTNTQSISTKEGKFKIEASIGDTLIISHISYQSKLVVVKQLSFQNIELDEEVTQLDEIKVYNLPNDEFAFKRKILKTEVKTDEKFIPFGVTPAKPMGEIPKQFEKESGLEFGADEDFNPSFTLPLSYFRKRFDKKYQSKMEYYELKATSDDRIIIDKKYNKELIHKLTALEGEDLMDFMSYLNLNNKYILEASDYEITLLIINSFKEYKLEKFKD, from the coding sequence ATGCGTATCTTTTTTACTATCAACCTAATCTTAATTTTTAGTCAAGTTGTACTTAGTCAAAGTCAGATTTCAGGTTTAGTTTATGATGCTGATAATTATTCTTCAATATTTGGTGCCCATTTAAGAAATATAAATACCAATACACAGTCTATTTCAACTAAGGAGGGGAAGTTTAAAATTGAGGCTTCAATTGGTGATACTTTAATTATCTCTCACATATCCTATCAATCTAAATTAGTTGTTGTAAAACAATTATCCTTTCAAAATATTGAGCTAGATGAAGAAGTTACTCAACTAGATGAAATTAAAGTTTATAATTTACCTAATGATGAATTTGCTTTTAAAAGGAAAATATTAAAAACAGAAGTAAAAACTGATGAAAAATTCATCCCATTCGGAGTAACACCTGCTAAGCCGATGGGAGAGATACCAAAGCAATTCGAGAAAGAGTCCGGTTTAGAGTTTGGGGCTGATGAAGATTTTAATCCCTCATTTACACTTCCATTGTCTTATTTTAGAAAGAGGTTCGATAAAAAATACCAATCTAAAATGGAATACTATGAGTTAAAGGCCACATCTGATGATCGTATTATAATTGATAAAAAATATAATAAGGAACTAATCCATAAACTGACAGCTTTGGAAGGTGAAGATTTAATGGACTTTATGAGTTATTTAAATCTTAATAACAAATATATTTTGGAAGCTTCAGATTACGAAATTACCTTATTGATAATTAATTCGTTTAAGGAATATAAATTAGAAAAGTTTAAGGATTAG
- the rmuC gene encoding DNA recombination protein RmuC, with translation MEIIAVVIGLVIGGVLAYFILKSQNNNSAEIDQINNEKQKLQTDLSVAMSQKENLYAELKEEKDAHSKEREKNVQLNRQLSTVESDYKNLKIKLDEHKAELAELQQQFKNEFKNLAQEIFEEKSKKFTDQNKTNLGELLNPLKERIEKFEEKVEKSNKDSLVWNSALKEQISSLKELNQQITKEAENLTKALKGDSKSQGNWGEMQLEAILEKVGLQKDVHYEKEKNYKNEEGSNQRLDYIIKMPDDKYLVLDSKVSLTAYSNYFDADDDTQRARFLKNHLDSINTHIKTLGDKNYQNLYDINQPDYVLMFIANEPALTIALKEDHSLYEKALDRNIVLVSTTTLMATLRTISYIWKQDLQNKNAIEIATQAGALYDKFTNFTDDLLKVGNNLKTTQNSYSDAMKKLYEGKGNLIRRTEILRELGAKTTKTIDKRLLDRSSE, from the coding sequence ATGGAAATTATTGCAGTTGTAATTGGTTTAGTAATTGGAGGAGTATTAGCTTACTTTATCCTAAAATCCCAAAATAATAATAGTGCTGAAATTGATCAGATAAATAATGAAAAACAAAAGCTGCAAACGGATCTTTCCGTTGCCATGAGCCAAAAAGAGAACTTATACGCTGAATTAAAAGAAGAAAAAGATGCTCATAGCAAAGAAAGAGAAAAAAATGTACAGTTAAATAGACAATTATCCACTGTTGAATCAGATTATAAAAATCTTAAAATTAAGTTAGATGAACATAAAGCTGAACTAGCTGAACTACAACAACAATTTAAAAATGAGTTTAAAAATCTAGCTCAAGAAATTTTTGAAGAGAAGAGCAAGAAATTCACAGATCAGAATAAAACGAATTTAGGAGAGCTATTAAATCCACTAAAAGAACGTATTGAAAAGTTTGAAGAGAAGGTTGAGAAAAGTAATAAAGACAGCTTAGTTTGGAACAGTGCACTTAAAGAACAAATATCTTCTTTGAAAGAATTGAACCAGCAGATTACAAAAGAAGCTGAAAATTTAACTAAAGCATTAAAGGGTGATTCAAAATCTCAAGGTAATTGGGGTGAGATGCAACTGGAAGCTATTTTAGAAAAAGTTGGACTTCAAAAGGATGTTCATTATGAAAAAGAGAAAAACTATAAAAATGAAGAAGGCTCCAACCAAAGGCTAGATTATATCATTAAAATGCCAGATGATAAGTATTTGGTATTGGATTCAAAAGTATCCTTAACGGCTTATAGTAATTATTTTGATGCTGATGATGATACTCAAAGAGCTAGGTTTCTTAAAAATCATTTAGATAGCATTAATACCCATATCAAAACATTAGGAGATAAGAACTATCAAAACTTATATGATATCAATCAACCTGATTATGTACTAATGTTTATTGCAAATGAACCTGCTTTAACTATTGCTTTAAAAGAAGACCACAGTTTATATGAAAAAGCATTAGATAGGAATATCGTATTGGTTAGTACAACCACATTGATGGCCACATTGAGAACTATATCCTATATCTGGAAACAGGATCTTCAAAATAAAAATGCGATAGAAATTGCTACTCAGGCAGGAGCCTTATATGATAAGTTTACTAATTTCACAGATGATTTACTAAAAGTGGGTAATAATCTTAAAACTACTCAAAATAGTTATTCTGATGCTATGAAGAAGCTATATGAGGGTAAAGGGAATCTTATCAGAAGGACAGAAATCTTGAGAGAGTTGGGTGCAAAAACCACCAAAACTATAGATAAACGATTACTGGATAGGTCAAGTGAGTAA
- a CDS encoding energy transducer TonB has translation MELKKNPGADINKKSTLFLNIGLVISISLVFFAFEYKFYDEGPAMDLGTVDDDMEEIMEIPPTEQPPPPPPKVKLPEIIEIPDEEEIEEDIELDLDMDMTEETVIEDLVFEEEGEEEEVDKVFQIVEQQAEPQGGIQAFYDYVGNELADKYPRQAQRMGIEGVVYVQFVIERDGSLTDVTAVKGIGGGCDEVAVEVVKNSPKWTPGRQRGRAVRSQRVIPIRFVLN, from the coding sequence ATGGAACTTAAAAAGAATCCGGGAGCAGACATCAACAAAAAGTCAACGCTTTTTTTGAATATAGGATTGGTTATTTCCATTTCCTTGGTGTTTTTTGCTTTCGAGTACAAATTTTACGATGAAGGGCCGGCCATGGATTTAGGTACGGTTGATGATGACATGGAGGAAATCATGGAGATTCCACCAACGGAGCAGCCACCCCCACCGCCACCAAAAGTAAAGCTTCCTGAAATCATCGAGATTCCTGATGAGGAAGAGATTGAAGAAGATATCGAATTAGACTTGGATATGGATATGACTGAAGAGACAGTTATTGAAGATCTCGTTTTCGAAGAAGAAGGTGAAGAGGAAGAAGTTGATAAGGTATTCCAGATTGTTGAGCAACAAGCGGAGCCTCAAGGTGGTATTCAAGCTTTCTACGATTATGTAGGTAACGAACTTGCCGATAAATATCCAAGACAAGCACAGCGTATGGGTATTGAAGGTGTAGTTTACGTTCAGTTCGTGATCGAGAGAGATGGTTCATTAACAGACGTTACTGCCGTTAAAGGAATTGGTGGAGGTTGTGATGAAGTAGCCGTGGAAGTGGTGAAAAACTCTCCAAAATGGACGCCAGGTAGACAAAGAGGTAGAGCAGTTCGTTCTCAGCGAGTTATACCTATCCGTTTTGTATTGAATTAA
- a CDS encoding VanZ family protein: MPLTNIWDVLSFDKIAHFIVFALLTFLFILGFSKQYTFLYFRYNAEILATGISFLYGLIIELGQTLIPERGLEFTDIMANSVGVFAGWFVFYLIYKI, encoded by the coding sequence ATGCCACTAACTAATATATGGGATGTTCTTAGCTTCGATAAGATTGCTCATTTTATTGTTTTTGCATTACTGACCTTCCTTTTTATTCTAGGGTTTTCCAAACAATATACCTTTTTGTATTTTCGTTATAATGCTGAAATACTGGCAACAGGTATTAGCTTTTTATACGGATTGATAATTGAATTAGGTCAAACTTTAATTCCTGAAAGAGGTTTGGAGTTTACAGATATAATGGCAAACTCAGTTGGAGTTTTTGCAGGATGGTTTGTATTTTATCTGATTTATAAAATTTAA
- the gcvH gene encoding glycine cleavage system protein GcvH, with the protein MNIPENLKYTKDHEWVKVEGDTAIIGITDFAQRELGDIVYVEVETIDDELGEGEVFGTVEAVKTVSDLFMPVEGTVLEFNEELEDAPESVNEDPYEKGWMIKVKLSDASQVDSLLSAADYKELIGE; encoded by the coding sequence ATGAACATACCTGAAAATCTGAAATACACCAAAGATCACGAATGGGTTAAAGTGGAAGGTGATACTGCTATTATTGGCATTACTGATTTTGCACAAAGAGAACTTGGTGACATTGTATATGTAGAAGTTGAAACTATAGATGACGAACTTGGTGAAGGTGAAGTATTTGGTACAGTTGAAGCAGTAAAAACTGTTTCTGATTTATTTATGCCAGTTGAAGGAACTGTATTAGAATTCAACGAAGAGTTGGAAGATGCACCAGAATCAGTAAATGAAGACCCATATGAAAAAGGATGGATGATTAAAGTAAAGCTTTCTGACGCATCACAAGTTGATTCTTTATTATCAGCAGCTGATTATAAAGAATTAATTGGAGAGTAA